One genomic segment of Sulfolobales archaeon includes these proteins:
- a CDS encoding signal peptidase I, whose translation MLRIAGYAFLSLFMVLVLGRYIGLPIFIVLIVSPSMVPAIYPGDMVLLSRSSFDVGDVVIWCSSALFCVVHRVIEINGSSVVTKGDANPAPDKPIPREAVKGKAVAVIPRWLWIPMASTLIAFYLYRTIGISRPRSSPGLALAIVLAYAVVTSIYILAIPASHVLLDGLAIPSIDLRGVYIENNTVYAVFIPRNASVASLETCRYVYGLHVATCTASFNGTAISIQIPPEVFREMNIEGVSRIDITIAADLVLEGGRHAKLISWNYSVFHTYREPVVEVSGKIVLIRNPNPGCLDVNITSMVANRAGDPWNVSSRSLCIDPWGSYVLDLSGYRYASIKIEYILSGKTRVIQRVLQ comes from the coding sequence TTGCTCCGCATAGCTGGTTATGCATTCCTATCGCTGTTCATGGTGCTTGTGCTCGGGAGATACATAGGTCTGCCGATATTCATCGTCCTGATCGTATCGCCATCCATGGTTCCAGCCATATACCCAGGCGATATGGTTCTCCTCAGCCGCAGCAGCTTTGATGTAGGCGATGTTGTTATCTGGTGCTCCTCTGCTCTTTTCTGCGTTGTCCACAGGGTCATAGAGATCAACGGGTCATCGGTTGTTACCAAGGGAGATGCTAACCCAGCACCAGACAAGCCAATACCGAGAGAAGCGGTGAAGGGGAAAGCAGTAGCTGTGATCCCTAGGTGGCTGTGGATCCCGATGGCATCTACACTCATAGCGTTCTATCTATATCGCACCATAGGAATATCCAGACCAAGATCATCCCCAGGCCTTGCACTCGCCATCGTGCTCGCATATGCAGTTGTCACATCGATATATATCCTCGCTATACCCGCATCACATGTGCTCCTGGATGGGCTTGCAATACCCAGCATAGATCTCAGGGGTGTTTATATCGAGAACAACACGGTATATGCTGTGTTTATCCCGAGGAACGCATCCGTAGCATCCCTCGAGACATGCAGATATGTGTATGGACTGCATGTAGCTACCTGCACGGCTTCTTTTAACGGCACAGCCATATCGATCCAGATACCTCCTGAGGTGTTCAGGGAGATGAATATAGAGGGTGTCTCGAGGATAGATATCACCATAGCAGCGGATCTTGTTCTCGAGGGCGGGAGGCATGCGAAGCTGATATCATGGAACTACAGCGTCTTCCACACATATAGAGAGCCCGTTGTCGAGGTCTCTGGCAAGATTGTTTTGATTAGAAACCCGAACCCCGGGTGCCTGGATGTGAATATAACGTCTATGGTTGCTAACCGTGCTGGGGATCCCTGGAATGTCTCTTCGAGATCGCTCTGCATAGATCCATGGGGATCCTACGTTCTTGATCTCTCGGGCTATAGATATGCATCCATCAAGATCGAGTATATCCTATCCGGCAAGACCCGCGTTATCCAGAGGGTTCTGCAATGA
- a CDS encoding bifunctional DNA primase/polymerase: MRIDELIERGIWIFPIRGNAYSLEDAKAPLSFCIAEKIYECSELPGKGGCEERCRSVGGLYVTWKSDKILEISRIYATKGHNAWAIWLKKSGLIGIDIDLRKEPAASAYIDTLDELMCSAGAYVEKTASNGRHYIFRTDKDYSISSDAKYIEYKYDGYFIVAPSILRDSVKEYRYEAICGEIPPRTSISDARRYIEESFKRILNVRVRIAGQSTSNTNIYQYPYHQIGFPSIGVLEARRIMSSAGGDLLMAAAEFFRSCGCHGMAIELRRAACGEPVRVRKTIVDAMRIQRTSRFIFLHLVAVAMRILGVSEQDAYEAISRISFIDSTEDPVRDSPRNAVDNVYRYGTFRVMAYGMCPLCDLIGMDPCPVRDPYTLIIGKRKKI; the protein is encoded by the coding sequence ATGAGGATAGACGAACTGATAGAGAGGGGCATATGGATATTCCCTATACGGGGAAATGCATATAGCCTTGAAGATGCGAAAGCCCCTCTGAGCTTCTGCATAGCCGAAAAAATATATGAGTGTAGCGAGCTTCCAGGGAAAGGCGGGTGTGAAGAGAGATGCAGATCAGTTGGAGGCTTATATGTCACTTGGAAGTCTGATAAGATCTTGGAGATCTCTAGGATCTACGCGACAAAGGGGCACAATGCATGGGCGATATGGCTCAAAAAATCGGGGTTGATAGGCATAGACATAGATCTAAGAAAAGAGCCTGCAGCATCAGCATATATAGATACACTCGACGAGCTCATGTGCAGTGCAGGGGCATATGTTGAGAAGACAGCAAGCAACGGGAGACACTATATATTCAGAACAGATAAAGACTATTCGATCTCTTCAGATGCTAAATACATCGAGTACAAATACGATGGATACTTCATAGTAGCTCCAAGCATATTGAGAGATAGCGTAAAAGAATATAGATATGAGGCTATATGTGGGGAGATACCACCAAGAACATCGATCTCGGATGCAAGGAGATATATTGAAGAGTCGTTTAAAAGGATATTGAATGTAAGGGTTAGAATAGCTGGGCAGAGCACTAGTAACACCAATATATATCAATATCCATACCATCAGATCGGGTTTCCATCTATTGGTGTTTTAGAAGCAAGAAGAATCATGTCATCTGCTGGCGGAGATCTACTTATGGCTGCAGCAGAGTTTTTCAGATCCTGCGGCTGTCATGGAATGGCTATAGAGCTTAGAAGAGCAGCATGTGGAGAGCCTGTTAGGGTTCGAAAGACTATTGTTGATGCTATGAGGATACAGAGGACATCTAGGTTCATATTCCTACACCTAGTTGCGGTAGCCATGAGGATCCTCGGTGTTTCGGAGCAGGATGCCTACGAGGCTATATCGAGGATCTCCTTCATAGACAGCACAGAGGATCCTGTGAGGGATAGCCCGAGAAACGCTGTTGATAATGTGTATAGATATGGCACGTTCAGGGTCATGGCATATGGTATGTGCCCACTATGCGATCTCATAGGCATGGATCCATGTCCAGTCAGAGATCCATACACCCTGATCATCGGTAAAAGGAAAAAGATCTAG
- a CDS encoding type II/IV secretion system ATPase subunit, whose amino-acid sequence MRNIAATDMEHVIGRSFNELEIIERYTAGYKDMATIYIAYDSELETAYYIVDEPQISTPEAESLYNMLVRMLETSNEVLSFYGLDFYERQRRLEELIYTIADEAGLGETLQHHPEVLYTIIRNVAGWREIDVPMRDKNVEEIDAYDYRKPVRVVIRKNPTGQMWIPTNIVFMKDGKPSDDALLALVRVIASRTGKQVSVATPIVEARSPEGYRIFMGTSEADNTQSSFFTIRKFPENPLTIVDLISREALTPLMAAYLWILISNKRFVVYMGEMGSGKTTFLQSSLAFVPWDNKIVVIEDVPEIRVPHPHIQYLYTRRSPDPSQNISLEDLVVGALRSRAQYIIIGEVRSKEMAALVQAAATGHGSMTTFHASDPDKFFLRIKSPPISVEPAFMLVISTLVYLSPVLVPGTAKTVRKVFRVWEITSKMRDTDYGKMPGAELIFWFDQGEFRFKPDDPYEVVRKSERLKEIGRDIYGEQYAVECMVWDLEQRAESIKYMVENREFFSSFETIARGIMIRNIELKKSIRECPAMRR is encoded by the coding sequence TTGAGGAATATAGCTGCGACTGATATGGAGCATGTGATCGGGAGATCGTTCAATGAGCTTGAGATCATAGAGAGATACACGGCAGGCTACAAGGATATGGCTACGATATATATAGCATATGATAGTGAGCTCGAGACAGCATACTACATAGTAGATGAGCCACAGATATCCACCCCGGAGGCTGAGAGCCTATATAACATGTTGGTCAGGATGCTGGAGACAAGCAACGAGGTGCTATCATTCTACGGGCTTGATTTCTACGAGAGGCAGAGGAGGCTTGAGGAGCTGATCTACACAATAGCTGATGAAGCAGGTCTTGGGGAAACGCTGCAGCATCATCCAGAGGTTCTATATACAATTATAAGGAATGTTGCTGGCTGGAGGGAGATAGATGTTCCTATGAGGGATAAGAACGTTGAGGAGATAGATGCATATGACTATAGAAAACCGGTTAGAGTTGTTATTAGGAAAAACCCGACTGGGCAGATGTGGATACCCACCAACATAGTGTTCATGAAGGATGGAAAGCCGAGCGACGATGCATTGCTAGCCCTTGTAAGGGTGATCGCGAGCAGGACTGGTAAGCAGGTGTCAGTGGCAACACCGATCGTAGAGGCTAGAAGCCCCGAGGGATACAGAATCTTTATGGGGACATCGGAGGCTGATAACACACAGAGCAGCTTCTTCACAATAAGAAAGTTCCCCGAGAACCCGCTGACAATCGTGGATCTCATATCGAGGGAGGCACTCACACCCCTCATGGCCGCATACCTCTGGATCCTGATCTCGAATAAGAGGTTCGTGGTATATATGGGTGAGATGGGTAGCGGGAAAACCACTTTCCTCCAGAGCTCGCTGGCATTCGTCCCGTGGGACAACAAGATCGTTGTTATCGAGGATGTGCCGGAGATAAGGGTTCCACATCCACATATACAGTATCTATACACCAGGAGATCTCCTGATCCTTCTCAGAACATATCGCTTGAAGATCTTGTTGTTGGAGCACTAAGATCAAGGGCACAGTACATAATAATAGGAGAGGTCAGGAGCAAGGAGATGGCAGCCCTTGTCCAGGCAGCCGCTACTGGACATGGATCGATGACCACGTTCCACGCATCCGACCCTGATAAGTTCTTCCTCAGGATCAAGAGCCCACCGATCTCAGTCGAGCCAGCCTTCATGCTCGTAATATCAACACTCGTATATCTATCACCCGTGCTTGTCCCAGGCACTGCGAAGACCGTGAGGAAGGTCTTCAGAGTATGGGAGATCACATCCAAGATGAGAGACACAGACTATGGTAAGATGCCGGGAGCCGAGCTGATCTTCTGGTTCGACCAGGGCGAGTTCAGGTTCAAACCAGACGATCCATATGAAGTGGTTAGGAAAAGCGAGAGGCTGAAGGAGATCGGGAGGGACATCTACGGAGAGCAATACGCCGTGGAGTGCATGGTATGGGATCTGGAGCAGAGGGCCGAGTCGATAAAATATATGGTGGAGAACAGGGAGTTCTTCTCATCATTCGAAACAATAGCGAGGGGTATAATGATAAGGAATATCGAGCTTAAGAAAAGCATAAGAGAATGCCCCGCAATGAGAAGATAG